Proteins from a genomic interval of Cyprinus carpio isolate SPL01 chromosome A21, ASM1834038v1, whole genome shotgun sequence:
- the stx5al gene encoding syntaxin 5A, like, producing MNTRRRHCPKSSQNGVYTGPSQTQSQLVQQLEAPLAVPAPITPIVDTFSMSCRDRTSEFQSACKSLQGRQNAAQPVRAVNSAVRQRSEFTVLAKRIGRDLSNTFAKLEKLTILAKRKSLFDDKATEIDELTYIVKQDINSLNKQIAGLQEVVRSRGGQNGRHLQTHSNSIVVSLQVLTSGLSAQSQRCLNLKQQRSRQEQFSQTPASSSSFHTNSFNNSVLMQDDSKKTDISIDMDLSSSQQMQLISERDSYIQNRADTMQNIESTIVELGSIFQQLAHMVKEQEETVQRIDANVEDTQLNVELAHSEILKYFQSVSNNRWLLIKMFLILIIFFIVFVVFMT from the exons ATGAACACACGTCGGCGTCACTGTCCTAAAAGCAGCCAGAACGGGGTGTACACTGGGCCATCTCAGACCCAGTCCCAGCTGGTCCAGCAGCTGGAAGCCCCCCTGGCTGTCCCAGCACCCATCACCCCTATCGTAGACACATTCAGCATGTCCTGCCGAGACCGTACCAGCGAGTTTCAGTCGGCGTGCAAGTCCCTGCAGGGGAGACAG AATGCAGCACAACCTGTCAGAGCTGTCAACAGTGCAGTTAGACAGCGGAGTGAATTCACCGTCTTGGCTAA GCGAATTGGAAGAGACCTCAGCAACACTTTTGCCAAGTTGGAGAAGCTCACAATCC TTGCCAAAAGAAAGTCCCTTTTTGATGACAAAGCAACTGAAATTGACGAACTCACTTACATTGTGAAACAG GACATTAACAGTCTAAATAAGCAGATAGCTGGCCTGCAGGAAGTCGTTCGATCACGGGGTGGACAGAATGGCAGACACCTTCAGACGCATTCCAACAGCATCGTAGTCTCATTACAGGTATTAACCTCTGGCCTTTCTGCTCAATCACAAAGATGTCTA AACTTAAAACAGCAGAGAAGCAGGCAAGAGCAATTTTCTCAGACTCCTGCCTCGTCCTCCTCTTTCCACACCAACAGCTTCA ACAATTCAGTGCTTATGCAGGACGACTCCAAGAAGACGGATATATCTATAGATATGGACCTCAGCTCCAGTCAGCAGATGCAGTTAATCAGTGAACGG GATTCATACATTCAGAACCGTGCTGACACTATGCAGAATATAGAGTCCACCATTGTGGAGCTCGGATCCATATTTCAGCAGCTGGCTCATATGGTGAAAGAACAGGAAGAGACTGTACAGAG AATTGATGCCAATGTAGAGGACACTCAGCTGAACGTGGAGCTAGCGCACTCAGAGATACTCAAATATTTCCAGTCCGTGTCCAACAACCGCTGGCTGCTCATCAAGATGTTCCTAATCCTCATCATTTTTTTCATCGTCTTTGTGGTTTTCATGACCTGA